The DNA sequence ATATCCGATATGACAGAAAAGTGCAACTGTTCATTTTCCCGGGCATGAAAGACCGGAAAAATGGCATAATCTAAATGGCAATCCGTGGGCAAAGAGGAACCCGAAAGCTCAGTCAAAGGCGGAATGAGAGTGAAACAGAGTACTCACGGTTTGAAATCGGATGGTAGCTTGACTTTAGATCAAACTCTAGGTATAGCGTTGCGTTTGCATCGTCTGACTTGTACTCTAAAATACAGTTATTGAGCTTTCCCGGGAATTGACTCTCGTACTGGACACCGAATAGGTGGACCCTCGAACGGGATACGCTCCGACTTGGTATCAATCTTTCTCAGCTGATGGCTACTCGTTGATTCAGGAAGAATCTTGAGTAATGCGCAGAAGAAGCAGCCCGGCTAGCCACTCAGTCGTACCTGCCAGCCGTCTACGACAGGCTTCCCCGGCAGGTACTCCATCCCTACACATTCAACCATAGGAACAGAAGCTACGCCAGCAACCTATTCTCAGAATGCCTATTAAGAACATCAGGAAGGTCTTTGGTCGGATACAGACATGGCAACGTATATGAAGTCGCGATTAAGCTGCCTAAGCATAGATCCAACGCGCTACTCAAGTAGGCGGGAAAGAAATGCCCTTCTAGCATTGCCACTTCCTTCAAGCTGCTCTTTCTATAAGCTATATTCCAGTAGTGATTAGAGAAGGAATTCATGAGTGACTGACCATTCAACCTTTCCTTCGTATGAGACCGGACATGCCAGCGAATCGAATAGCGTAGGAAGTCAACAAGTCTTAATGGTGGAAAGCTAGAAAGGGAAAAAAGCATTAGTTTCAGGTTGTTTACATACTCGACTAAAAGGAGGAACCCCTCGGGCTAATAAAGTATGTAACTGGCTTAAGAACAAGAAAGCAAGAAAAAGGTATGAAGTTCTAATTGTACAAAACTATTATTACTTCATCCGCTGTGAATAGGCTGAAGGATTTGGATCTTGTCTCTTTGAATCTGCTTTTAAGGCAGAAAGTCAGAACTAGAAACTTTCTCTTGAGATATCCCCATACGTTCCCTTGTGTTAAAGAGCTGTATAATAAGTCCTAGCTATCTGATAATAGCAGTCTTGTTGCTATGGGCTTAGCACTAGTCTGCAATACTCAATTCATACCAGCAGTACGGTTGCTAACTTGTCTTTCAAAGTTGCCCTGGTGTATATACCGGAGTACTTCGAGGTACGCCAGTAGGCCGCCTATTAGTGTATAGATCCTTCCCTCTTCTATGAAGTTGAAGTGAAGCAAGCGAGCCTCTCGATTGAGGGAGACCGATCTGAGTCAGTTTATCCAGTATTTTAGGAAATGTTCGGGATAGATTCACGTTTTCCCGGTCTTTTTGATATAAATTAGCGCTTTTGTGGTACGGGTGGAGGAGGAACCCGTTCACTCAATCCCGGGGAAACAACTCCCTTAGCCTTAGTTGGAAGCTAAACCAAAGTGAAGCTTGTAGGCTCGTAGAGAAAGCTATTTTGCAGGTATACCCATAGATCCATGTTCCTGAACAGTCTCGGAGAAGGCCACCAGCACCCGACTTACCAGAATGTCCCGTTGCAGCACCATGCAAGAAAAGGTTCCTCTTGGAAGCACCATCCGTATTGAATTTGAACCAGCCAATGGAAGGAAATTCCCAAAACTCAAGAACCTGAGCTTATAAGACCAAAACAACTTGGACCTGCCGAATAGACTAGAAGACGATATCATAGTTCTGAATGGCGCGCACTACCTGATGATAGGGAGTGCTCTGTCGCGTTCCATTCGTTTCGATTTCATTTCAATATAGGGCAAGTCCTTTTTCCGACAGAAGGAGTGGTCGTTTTGGGTGACAGAATAAGATTCCCCGGATCTCCCTCAATCTCAAATCGACGACGAGAGATTCTACCACGCTCACTTTTACGTAGCTTCACTTCTTCTTGATCCTGCTCCATTGGAGTTGGTTCATTCAGTGTGTCGCTCCCACTTGCCCCAGGAGGCTGAGTACCTTCGTTCCTCTTCCGAGTGGTCGAGTTGCTAAAGCAACCTCCTCTACTAATTAGTTGAGCCAGTCAGGCCATCCGATCCCTTCCCTACCTTGGCTTTATTCTGGGGATTGATTGGCAGTTGAAAGAGCTGCTCGAAAAGGGTAATGGTTGGACCTAGCTTCCCTGGTTTGGTTGGCTTGGGAATTGGGAATAGGCTAGTCGAGGAACGCCTTGTTTTCTTATAAAATCAAAATTGGTCAAATTAGGTACTGTTACTTGGGAAGGTTAGTTATAGTGACATCCTTTGCTTACAGTCCCGAAGATTAGCTAGACAAAGAAGCTTCCCTAGCTAAGATGTACGATGTCTATTAGTGAAAGGCTACATTCCAGCTTAGATAGAAAGCGAAAGCTGTCCAATTCAAATTGCTAACATGCTAAGACTAGTACTCCTACTAGGCGAAATGGCCCTTCTCCCTAGGTAAAGGAATTGACTTGCTAACAGCCTTTATATAATATATGCAACTCCTTCTCTTCCGAAAGAGCTTACTTTTTATGGCATGAGCTTGTGAAGTCCCACAGCGGATATTCCTCCTACAGCTGATTCGATACCATCCATACAAGCAGCGGATTCTACCCCCCTTACTTGATTCATCGGAGATTGACGGGTGTGATCCCACAAAGTTTTTTGAAAGGGTAGCGGGTAAGACCTCTAATGCCGTGAGTGGAATTAGTCCTAGGCGCACTAGATAAGAGTCAGTAAGAAAAATGCACATTATCTTTCTCTTTATCGCTGGGAAAAGAGCTTATTACATTACATCTGTGCCAAGCTTAGGAAAGCCGGTAATTCCTTCAATGCGGATTCTGTGCATCAATTCCTGGCCGTAGTAGGTATGGGGCTCGCTTCGAAAGAAAGAACTATTCTTTACACAATTCTAAGTTTAAAGACCTTTAGAATATTATTCTTCCCTTTTCCCGCCTTAGGAACACTCACTTCCGTCGACGAGAAGGGAAAGGGCGCAGCTCCGACAGTTTTTCTCTTAAGTTGGAATCCCATAGATGAATAAAGTCAGGGAATCTACATGTGTTAAGCACCATTTAAGAGAAGCTAGCGTCCGATTCCATGCTTCCCTATGCTATAGAATAGAATGACGATGTCTTTGCCTGTCTAGTTAATAAATCTCTTTCGTTGGAGAAGGAGCTGGGATCTTATCCGCGTTGCTAATATTTGGGTGGAGGTTAATCAATAGGGGAATCAGCTGGTATTTCATCTTCCTCTATAATTTTTTGATTTCACGGACATCATTCATTAAACCAAACAAGGACCAGTCGAAGGAGTAAATTACCTCTTTGTACATATACTATACTCATACCCCTATTACGATACAGATTCACCCTATCTTGCTTTCACGGTGAACGACCTGCTTTGACCGGGAACCAAAGAGCCAATACACCAACAACCAAGGAACGGGAGTGGGTGGTCCCTAGGAACGCCCTTCTTTGAGTAAGTCCTTGGTCTAAGTGCTGCCCTATCTAGTTATCCCGGTATCGGTCTTTCAATAGTCTCTGGCGTTCAGACGCTAGTTATTGAGCTCCCCTGGTCTGAGAAGGTAGCTCTCCTAGTAGCAGTTGTCATTGCTACTCTACTATGGACCAACCTATCACCTATCCTTGTACATAACTGCATTTGTAATAGAATAGGTTCTTCTTTCTCTGTGCTATATCCCAAAGGCTTTCATTCGTAGCATCAATCAAGTCAGTTTATGAAGGGAAATCCGTTGAACAAATCACTCCGTGCCTCCCCTCAAGCACGACAGATTTACTTTGATAAGCGCACTAGCTGACTACGAGATCAGTCTCACCTCGAGTTCGACTACGGAACGGAACCCCACCCGTGCTTATTGATTGATAGAATAATACGTATATAAGAAGAAGGCTGCTTTGTGGAGTGATCTTTCTCGAAATGAATTAAGTAAGGGCGCTATGTTCAGATTCTGAACCAAAGCACTAGTTGAGGTCTGAAAGCCTTATGAGCAGAAGTAATAAATACCTCGGGGAAGAAGCGGGGTAGAGGAATTGGTCAACTCATCAGGCTCATGACCTGAAGATTACAGGTTCGAATCCTGTCCCCGCACTAAGTAAGGGTTTCATTCTGCATCACTCTCCCCGTCGTTCTCTCATTTTCATTTTATCTTGTGACTCATTCTCTTCTTTCTTTTCGTCTGTTTGTGCATCTTTCTTTCTCCCATGCTTTCCGTCGGTCAAACCAACGATTCTCTTCTCAAAGTAATAGAGAGATCCTTTTCTAGTTAGACTTCTATCAATGCAATGAAAGAACCATCCCTTCCTATTAGTTTGTCCTGTCAGATAGAAAGAAAATTAGACCCCCAAAAGAGAAAGAGCCCGTTGGGGGGTGAAGGGGTGGGGGTTTACATACAACCGAGACAAAGTGGTTTATGATTGAATCTCAGAGGCATTCTTATCATTCAGTTTCCTCGTTCTATTTAATGAATAATAATTGATTCTTGGTCTTTGTAAAGGTGGGATACCTGACATCTTTCTATGTCTTTTTTTCCATTTTTTATTTACACATCTTTCCCGATTTCGAGGAAGAGAATTATACAAGGGCTTTGCAAGTTGTATTACAACTTTATCAGTTTCTTTTGAATTTTCGCCTCTTTACAACTAAAGAAGAAAAAGAGGCAAAATTGCTTTTATTACTAACCTTTTTTTTTTCTGTCGTATCGACTCTGTTTCTAAAAAACGTCGTAAGTATCGAGGGTATTGTCTTCATTATGTTTCCTCTTTTTTGTTTATTAATTTGATTTTTTCCATCGGACGTTCTTCCTTGTGCGATTCTTATCTTCTATTCATTGGAAAAGGGACCTCGCGCAATGGGCCTTTTTTCTTCTTTGTCAGCTAATAACATACTATCTTTTTTGCTTCTTTTTGGAGGAACGCCCCCAAAAATCCCTTTGTCCCTTTATCATTCTGAGTGTTTATTTTTGGTTTCTAGGAAAAGGCTATTATGGTGAAGATTTTCTGCGCGAACCGGCGCGGCTAACCGCCATGGTGTCGGGTGCTTGCATCATTTTCCTTTGCTTTAAGAGACGAGGAAAACTTGCTTTTTTTTTTCCGTTTTTCATTTATTTTCTATCGAGTACTGGTATAGGGGTTTTTTCGATAGCTTCGGCGCCGGGAGGAGAGAACATATCATGCCCCATTCCCTTTGTTTTTCTAGCCTGTCATTTATTTATTTTTTGGGGTTTATTCCTTTTTCAAAGGAATATCCGGGCGGAACGACAACCTTTGGTCCCCTTACTCTTTGGAGCATTGCTCTTTTTTCTTCCTTACTTTCCAAACCTGGAATGGCTAGAAGGGTGGATCGAGGGACTCGACCTCTTTCTTCTTTTATTGGGAATTCTTCTATTTGTGTGCGGCGAGGAAAAGAAATGACAAGAATATGGATAGGTTTAAACTTTGGAGTTGGCTTATAGAAAGATGGACAGTAAGGATCGCGTCATTTTTGTTGCTTAGTGATGAAGGTGGAGGCTGACATGGTCTATCTGTTATATAGCATTTTTTCGGTGTCTCAGGGGGTGTTCCTATTTTTGATTTGGCTAGAGAGGGGCCAAAGTAAGACAGTGAAAGAGTGTAACTGCCGTTTTCACGTACCGAAAGGCAGGCCCTTGTATCATGCTTAGTTTGCTTTCGTTTGGCTTGCTTCCATGATATAAGGGGAAGGGGAGTGGTGAGGAGGGCCCCTTCAAGCAGACTACTTTACTAGCTTGAATTCATTCAAAGTACAGGAACTGCTTTAACAAAAGGGCTCGAACTACAGTGATCTGAGACCTTCTTCCCTTAGTCTGGGAGGTAGGTTATGTAGGCGACAACCTTTAATAGGTTGTTTCGATCCCAAAGGGCAAAATAATCGATGAGTAGTATGCCTGGTAAGAACCTTCTCAAGTAGAGAAAGATCATTTTTTATAAGAAAGATGCTAAGGCCGATATTCCTGACGTTAAGAATCTCCTCTTATGCTTCGCCAGCACCCAATAAGGACCACTTAGTGCATTACTAATGACCACTGGAGAAGATCCTTTGCCTCTGCTCCTTGATAGAGCCGCTCAAGGAGTTGCTTCTTTTATCGCTTTACTATTTTTGCTTCTTTGCCAATCGAAAGAGGAAGAGATTGCCATACTGTTAAGGATACATTGTCCATGTCTCTTCTCTATGAAGGCTGTTCCTATTCATATTCAAATTGTTAGATAGCTTCTATCTTTCAGTTTATATCTTTGGTTCTCGAGGTTCTCAAGTTTCAATCCAGATGTAATGGATTGTATTTCAACCTCGGGATAATAACTATATGGGTAAATTGCTTGACGATCTATCCAAAAGGAGCCGTGTCCATGCGGTTTTCCTCTCTCGCATAGAGCCAACCTTACTCTATGTGCTGTCCTGGGTGGGCTACCATCCTTTTCCATTCCACTACTTTACATGTTAGCTCGTCTCTGTCTTCGTCTTTGTGTCTGCCGATTCAATTGATGCTGCTCGTCCGTCAGGATGGCTCGACGTGGATCCCTGTTTTTATTCCTAGTTCCACCTTCTTGACATAGTTTCCGTCTCTTGAATACCAACTTTCTGCAGGGGTGGATTGAGCGGTGGCAACGTCCGAAAGGTATGATTTTGTAGTAGATGGCCCCTTCCCTTCCTGAAACGGCTTAAGAGCGCCTCGCCTTGGTCGGCGAGAAGAAAGATAGAAAAGAAAGAAGGTATGAAATCCTTAGCTCCACCACGTGTTAAGCATACGAGAATTGAGACTGCTACCAGCCCCGGGAATTCCATAGCTGTTAGCTCTGACCCCATCCAAGGTACCTTGAAATGACTAGGAGCTCGCATGAACCCATATCAACCCATCTTCAATCAAGAGAACCGGAACTAGCTGGAAGAGAAAAAGAAGTAGATTAGGACTGCCTTTTAGCATTAGCTGGCAGGGAACTCAGAGAGAGTTCGGCAGGAAGGGAAGGAAATCTTCAACTTAAACTTCAACTCGCGTAAAGGGAGAAAGAAAAGAACTGGAAATGCATAGGACGATTAAATTATGAATGAAAATCGCAACTACTGGTACAATAGATACATACCGGTACTACTGGCCCACTATCGCTAGACGGAATGACACTAGCACTCTTAGCTCTTTAGCTATTACGCTTGGTAGTAAGGCGAGGAATGATAGCAAGAGTGCTTTACGAGAAAGAACCCCCTTTTTTTCTTTGACCTTGACCTAGCCCTTGCTTTGCTCGTTTGACACCTTGACTGGCTAACTAAGAGACTAGTACCCTTTCTGACTGAACCTCTGTGTTGCCACTTTGGTAAGGAAAGTCCACTAACCGGGCATAGTACCTCGTTAGCAGGACCACTATTGCTCCTTTTAAAGCTTTGTGCTCAAGTGATCTGGGAGGGTGTCAAACCTCCCCCAGCCCCTTATTCAGGGGATGGTGCCAGGGAGTTTGAACTGTTAACAAAAGATTTTCTCGATACAAAGAAGAGCCCCACTCCTAGAATAGTTAGCCACTCAGTCCACAGATTCGGCTTAGTGAAAATAGCCCTAGAAAGATCAAGGTGCGGAAGGAGAATTTCCTCCGTTAATGATAGCTATACCATAGAGTTTTCCATCAAGGAAAGACAATGCCTTCTCTTCTCC is a window from the Brassica napus mitochondrion, complete genome genome containing:
- the orf112 gene encoding hypothetical protein translates to MLFSLSSFPPLRLVDFLRYSIRWHVRSHTKERLNGQSLMNSFSNHYWNIAYRKSSLKEVAMLEGHFFPAYLSSALDLCLGSLIATSYTLPCLYPTKDLPDVLNRHSENRLLA
- the orf106b gene encoding hypothetical protein — its product is MCIFLTDSYLVRLGLIPLTALEVLPATLSKNFVGSHPSISDESSKGGRIRCLYGWYRISCRRNIRCGTSQAHAIKSKLFRKRRSCIYYIKAVSKSIPLPREKGHFA
- the orf128 gene encoding hypothetical protein, whose product is MVSGACIIFLCFKRRGKLAFFFPFFIYFLSSTGIGVFSIASAPGGENISCPIPFVFLACHLFIFWGLFLFQRNIRAERQPLVPLLFGALLFFLPYFPNLEWLEGWIEGLDLFLLLLGILLFVCGEEKK
- the orf101d gene encoding hypothetical protein, giving the protein MRAPSHFKVPWMGSELTAMEFPGLVAVSILVCLTRGGAKDFIPSFFSIFLLADQGEALLSRFRKGRGHLLQNHTFRTLPPLNPPLQKVGIQETETMSRRWN